A stretch of the uncultured Cohaesibacter sp. genome encodes the following:
- the aspS gene encoding aspartate--tRNA ligase, with protein sequence MHPYRSHTCGDLRESHVGEHVRLSGWVHRVRDHGGLLFIDLRDQYGLTQVVADPDSPAFAEAEKVRGEWCILIEGEVKARSADTINTNLPTGHVEIFISKLEVLGASKELPLPVFGEPDYPEDTRLKYRFLDLRRETIHGNILKRSAIIASARRRMQDIGFNEFQTPILAASSPEGARDYLVPSRIHPGKFYALPQAPQQFKQLLMISGFDKYFQIAPCFRDEDPRADRLPGEFYQLDVEMSFVTEDDVLNTMEPVIRDLFAEFADGKPVTQEFPRIPYAEALRKYGSDKPDLRIPIEMADVSEHFRGSGFKIFARMLEEEQNEVWGIPAKTGGSRTFCDRMNSWAQSEGQPGLGYIFWRKNDDGSLEGAGPLAKNIGPERTEAVRTQLGLDAGDACFFVAGDPKKFYDFAGKARNRAGEELDLIDRDRFELCWIVDFPMYEWNDDEEKVDFCHNPFSMPKGELKGLEETDPLKLDAYQYDVVCNGFEIGSGAIRNHKIEVMKKAFEIAGYDEEVLIERFGGMYRAFQYGAPPHGGMAAGLDRIVMLLCGTPNLREITLFPMNQQAEDLLMGAPSEPTNQQLRDLHLRLNLPE encoded by the coding sequence ATGCATCCTTATCGCAGCCATACCTGTGGCGACCTTCGCGAAAGCCATGTTGGTGAGCACGTTCGCCTCTCCGGTTGGGTTCACCGCGTACGTGACCATGGCGGTCTTCTCTTCATCGATTTGCGCGACCAGTATGGTCTGACCCAAGTCGTGGCCGATCCGGATTCTCCTGCCTTTGCCGAAGCCGAGAAAGTGCGCGGCGAATGGTGCATTCTGATCGAGGGTGAGGTCAAGGCGCGGTCCGCCGATACCATCAATACAAATCTGCCGACTGGCCATGTCGAGATCTTTATCTCCAAGCTCGAAGTGCTGGGCGCGTCTAAAGAGCTGCCTCTGCCGGTCTTTGGTGAGCCGGACTATCCGGAAGATACGCGCCTTAAATATCGCTTCCTCGATCTGCGTCGTGAAACGATCCATGGCAACATTCTCAAGCGCTCTGCGATCATCGCCTCTGCACGCCGTCGCATGCAGGATATCGGCTTTAATGAATTCCAGACCCCGATTCTTGCTGCCTCTTCTCCAGAAGGCGCGCGCGACTATCTGGTGCCAAGCCGTATTCATCCGGGCAAATTCTACGCCCTGCCACAGGCTCCACAGCAATTCAAACAGCTGCTGATGATCTCTGGCTTTGACAAATATTTCCAGATCGCCCCTTGCTTCCGTGATGAAGATCCTCGCGCTGACCGCCTGCCGGGCGAATTCTATCAGCTCGACGTGGAAATGAGCTTCGTTACTGAAGATGACGTGCTCAACACCATGGAGCCGGTGATCCGCGATCTGTTTGCCGAATTTGCTGATGGCAAGCCGGTGACCCAGGAATTTCCGCGCATTCCATATGCCGAAGCTCTGCGCAAATATGGCTCTGACAAGCCGGATCTGCGTATCCCGATCGAGATGGCAGACGTTTCGGAGCATTTCCGCGGTTCAGGCTTCAAGATCTTTGCCCGCATGCTGGAAGAAGAGCAGAATGAGGTTTGGGGCATTCCGGCAAAAACCGGTGGCTCGCGGACCTTCTGTGACCGCATGAATAGCTGGGCGCAGAGCGAAGGTCAGCCGGGTCTTGGCTATATCTTCTGGCGCAAGAATGACGATGGCAGCCTTGAGGGCGCTGGTCCGCTGGCCAAGAATATCGGTCCGGAACGCACCGAAGCGGTCCGCACCCAGCTTGGTCTGGATGCCGGGGATGCCTGCTTCTTTGTGGCGGGTGATCCGAAAAAATTCTACGACTTTGCCGGCAAGGCTCGTAACCGGGCCGGTGAAGAGCTGGATCTGATCGACCGTGATCGTTTCGAGCTGTGCTGGATCGTCGACTTTCCGATGTATGAGTGGAATGATGACGAAGAGAAAGTTGATTTCTGCCACAACCCATTCTCCATGCCGAAGGGTGAGTTGAAAGGGCTGGAAGAAACCGATCCGCTCAAGCTTGATGCCTATCAGTATGATGTGGTCTGCAACGGTTTTGAAATCGGCTCCGGCGCGATCCGTAACCACAAGATCGAAGTGATGAAAAAAGCCTTCGAAATTGCTGGCTATGATGAAGAGGTTCTGATCGAGCGCTTTGGCGGCATGTATCGCGCGTTCCAGTATGGCGCGCCTCCGCATGGTGGCATGGCTGCCGGTCTTGACCGCATTGTGATGCTGCTGTGTGGCACGCCGAACCTGCGCGAAATCACCCTGTTCCCGATGAACCAGCAGGCCGAAGATCTGCTGATGGGCGCGCCAAGCGAGCCTACCAACCAGCAGCTCCGCGATTTGCATTTGCGGCTTAATCTTCCGGAATAA
- a CDS encoding EAL domain-containing protein — protein MRDYVMKQGHDQLAQTSLRVLARSETLIQTAIDIFSVLPHYSVPVCDKALQDRFRAMILRHPAVHDVGLIYNGEFMYCSSMQQSASFHPISEREVGKVDHLSYVAVKDRDTGMGGLLVNWLIDDKVSIGGFILEDAFNLDDRENDLSSHLRLSIKLDNGTKIVETTPESRLMKRAPFAAYQENPKLNGDLITHEEKSKRYPVSVSVSVPFHEAWAASSGAMNIINGFGALTGVLILIFFVRIALKKPDPFSSIEEGIKRGEFIPYYQPILDIQSGRLSGCEVLVRWRKEDGTILSPGHFIDTAEATGLARPMTASLMAQVAQDLGRAYQGRHHLKVAINLFNRHFDDLRVVTEIEQCFGNSGLRFDQLVFEITERQPLDNLDRARAIIMRMQKLGIRVALDDAGTGHGGFTYLQTLGMDIIKIDKLFVDAITADTKQVPIVDSLSQMARGMDMVIVAEGVETEEQLAYLRRSGIHEAQGYLFSPPLPASAYLKLVEALGGKTDKQTDKQDASAAAKDGRSEALALKSA, from the coding sequence ATGCGTGACTACGTTATGAAGCAGGGGCACGATCAATTGGCGCAAACCTCGCTGCGTGTCTTGGCCCGTTCGGAGACTTTGATCCAGACCGCCATCGATATCTTTTCAGTGTTGCCGCATTACAGCGTGCCTGTCTGTGACAAGGCGTTGCAGGACCGGTTTCGGGCGATGATCTTGCGGCATCCAGCCGTGCATGACGTCGGGCTGATCTATAACGGCGAATTTATGTATTGTTCGTCGATGCAGCAGAGCGCCAGCTTTCATCCCATATCTGAAAGGGAAGTCGGTAAGGTTGATCATCTTAGCTATGTCGCTGTGAAGGATCGAGACACCGGTATGGGCGGACTGCTGGTCAATTGGTTGATCGATGACAAGGTCTCGATTGGTGGTTTCATCCTGGAGGATGCCTTCAATCTCGATGACCGTGAGAATGACCTCTCCAGTCACTTAAGACTGTCGATCAAGCTGGATAATGGCACAAAAATCGTCGAGACCACGCCGGAAAGTCGCTTGATGAAGCGAGCGCCCTTTGCTGCCTATCAAGAGAATCCCAAGTTGAATGGTGATCTGATCACGCACGAGGAAAAGTCAAAACGCTATCCGGTGTCGGTGTCCGTCAGTGTCCCGTTTCATGAAGCATGGGCCGCATCGAGTGGTGCGATGAATATCATCAATGGCTTTGGTGCTTTGACCGGTGTGCTTATTCTGATCTTCTTCGTGCGCATCGCCTTGAAGAAACCGGACCCGTTCAGTTCTATTGAAGAGGGTATCAAGCGGGGCGAATTTATCCCTTACTATCAACCGATTCTCGATATTCAGAGTGGTCGGTTGTCTGGCTGCGAAGTGTTGGTGCGCTGGCGCAAGGAAGACGGTACAATCCTTTCACCGGGACACTTTATCGATACAGCCGAAGCTACGGGGCTCGCCCGTCCCATGACCGCATCGCTTATGGCGCAGGTGGCACAGGATTTGGGCCGGGCTTATCAGGGTCGCCATCATTTGAAGGTTGCTATCAATCTGTTCAACCGCCATTTCGACGATTTGCGTGTGGTCACCGAAATCGAGCAATGCTTTGGCAATAGTGGCTTGCGATTCGACCAATTGGTGTTTGAAATCACTGAAAGGCAGCCGTTGGATAATCTTGACCGGGCACGGGCCATCATCATGCGAATGCAAAAGCTCGGGATCCGGGTTGCATTGGATGATGCAGGGACGGGGCATGGTGGCTTCACCTACCTGCAGACGCTTGGGATGGATATCATCAAGATCGACAAGCTGTTTGTCGATGCAATCACAGCTGACACAAAGCAAGTGCCGATTGTCGATTCTCTTAGCCAAATGGCACGCGGCATGGATATGGTCATCGTTGCCGAAGGTGTTGAGACTGAGGAGCAATTGGCTTATCTGCGGCGATCCGGCATTCATGAGGCGCAGGGGTATCTCTTCTCACCACCTCTGCCAGCCAGCGCCTATTTGAAGCTGGTCGAAGCGTTGGGTGGCAAAACGGACAAACAGACAGATAAGCAAGATGCATCCGCCGCAGCTAAAGATGGGCGATCCGAAGCGCTCGCTCTGAAGTCCGCATAG